DNA from Eleftheria terrae:
TGGTGCGGGCCGTACCGGTGATCTGCTCCATCGACGCGGCAGCTTCCTGCAGAGCGCTCGCCTGCTGCTCCGTACGCGCCGAGAGGTCGCTGTTGCCGGACGCGATCTTGGCCGACGCCGACGCGATCGAGTCGGTGGCGAGGCGCACATTGCCGACGACGCGGCCCAAGTCCTGGACCATGCCGGACAGCGCCTGCATCAACTCGCCAATCTCATCGTGCCGCTCGACCGACGGGCCGTCACGGCGAGTCAGGTCACCGCTGGCCACCCGCCGCACCTGCTCCACGGCAACATGCAGGGGATGCACGATGCTGCGCCAGATGACCCAGGCGACCGCGACACCAGCCACCACCGAGACACTGGCGAGAACGACCAACCAGTTGCGGGCCGCCTCATGCGCCTCCTGCAAGTCCTTGGAAATGGCACCGATGTGCGCACACTGGTAGGCGGAGAAATCGCGCAGTCCGTGGCCGTACTCGTCAAGCAGCGGAGAAAGGTGCTTCTCGGCTTCGGCACAAGCAAGGTCCAACTGCTGTTCTTCCTTGAGTTTGTTGATCTCGCCCAGCTTCTTCAGGGCCTGGGCACGCAGCGCCGAAGACTGGTCGAACAGCCACTTTTCCTCGTCTTCGCTGATCATGGTGCGGGTTTTCCCTGTTTGGATCGAACTGCCACACGAGCATCCGATTCCAGCAGTGACCCAGGCATCGGGCGGGCACCGGCTTCGACCTTGCAATTCCAGATCTGTACTTCGTCTGGACCGCCCTCGCTTGCGGAGGCCTTCGAAGTCGTTGTTGTGGCAGCTGAGCACCCGGCTGGACCCGATCACCGGCAGCGGCTGGAAGCCGAGGGGCGGGGTCGACATCAACAACCGCGGGCAGATCCTGGCCGAGGGCTATAGCCTGGCGCAGGGAATCGGCGGTGCCGTATTGCTCACGCCGATGCCCGAACCGCAGACGATGGCACTGATGCTCGTCGGGATCGGAGCCGTCGCATGGGGTGCTCGGTGGCGCGCTTGGGCTCGGCCTGCGGCGTCTGTCAAGACCCCGCCTAGACGCGCATTCTCGCAATGGGCTCCGTGGCGATGAGGCGTGTGCCGGT
Protein-coding regions in this window:
- a CDS encoding PEP-CTERM sorting domain-containing protein produces the protein MPEPQTMALMLVGIGAVAWGARWRAWARPAASVKTPPRRAFSQWAPWR
- a CDS encoding methyl-accepting chemotaxis protein gives rise to the protein MISEDEEKWLFDQSSALRAQALKKLGEINKLKEEQQLDLACAEAEKHLSPLLDEYGHGLRDFSAYQCAHIGAISKDLQEAHEAARNWLVVLASVSVVAGVAVAWVIWRSIVHPLHVAVEQVRRVASGDLTRRDGPSVERHDEIGELMQALSGMVQDLGRVVGNVRLATDSIASASAKIASGNSDLSARTEQQASALQEAAASMEQITGTARTNFESAQQAGQRAMAACSAAAASENIVGKVVATMNEIHESSRKMADIIGVIDGIAFQTNILALNAAVEAARAGEQGRGFSVVAAEVRTLAQRCAGAAKEVKSLIGSSVTQVELGSQQTTDAGSTITRLMHEVKRVSDIVAEIAAASREQTAGIEQISVAITQMDDATQRNAAMVEECSAAATHLNSQAGRLVESVSTFKLS